From Pandoraea norimbergensis, the proteins below share one genomic window:
- the ffh gene encoding signal recognition particle protein, producing the protein MLDNLTTRLAKVVKTLRGEARLTEANTQEMLREVRLALLEADVALPVVRDFVAKVREKALGEEVVGSLSPGQALVGVVQRELTALMGGDYEGRAAELNLATTPPAIILMAGLQGAGKTTTVGKLAKLLRAQKKKVLTVSVDVYRPAAIAQLQTVTEQVDADFFPSQPDQKPVDIARAAVDWARRHHHDVLLVDTAGRLGIDEAMMQEITALHTELKPIETLFVVDAMLGQDAVNTARAFNEALPLTGVVLTKLDGDSRGGAALSVRHITGKPIKFVGVGEKLDGLEVFHPDRMANRILGMGDILALVEEAQRGVDVQAAQKLAEKVKKGGDFDLNDFKAQIGQMKKMGGLSSLMDKLPAQFQAAASQTNMDQAEKQVRRMEGIINSMTPTERAKPELIKASRKRRIAAGAGVQVQEVNRMLNQYDQMRTMMKKLKGGGMMKMMRSMKGMMPGMR; encoded by the coding sequence ATGCTCGACAATCTCACTACGCGCCTTGCCAAGGTCGTCAAGACCCTGCGCGGCGAAGCCCGTCTGACCGAGGCCAACACGCAGGAAATGCTGCGCGAAGTGCGCCTTGCCCTGCTTGAGGCCGACGTTGCCCTGCCCGTGGTCCGCGATTTCGTCGCCAAGGTGCGCGAAAAGGCACTCGGCGAAGAAGTCGTCGGCAGCCTCTCGCCGGGTCAGGCGCTCGTGGGCGTGGTCCAGCGCGAACTGACCGCGCTCATGGGCGGCGACTACGAAGGCCGCGCCGCCGAACTCAATCTCGCCACCACCCCGCCCGCCATCATCCTGATGGCCGGTCTGCAAGGCGCCGGCAAGACCACCACCGTCGGTAAGCTCGCCAAGCTGCTGCGCGCGCAGAAGAAGAAAGTCCTCACCGTTTCCGTCGACGTCTACCGCCCTGCCGCTATTGCGCAGTTGCAGACGGTGACCGAACAGGTCGATGCCGATTTCTTCCCGTCGCAACCCGATCAGAAGCCGGTCGACATCGCCCGTGCGGCGGTGGACTGGGCGCGCCGCCATCACCACGACGTGCTGCTCGTCGACACGGCCGGCCGTCTGGGTATCGACGAAGCGATGATGCAGGAAATTACCGCCCTGCATACGGAACTGAAACCGATCGAAACGCTGTTCGTCGTCGACGCCATGCTCGGTCAGGACGCCGTGAACACCGCCCGCGCCTTCAATGAGGCGCTGCCGCTCACCGGCGTGGTGCTCACCAAGCTCGACGGCGACTCGCGTGGCGGTGCCGCGCTGTCGGTGCGTCACATCACCGGCAAGCCGATCAAGTTCGTCGGTGTGGGCGAAAAGCTCGACGGCCTCGAAGTCTTCCACCCGGACCGCATGGCGAACCGGATTCTCGGCATGGGCGACATTCTCGCGCTCGTCGAGGAAGCCCAGCGCGGCGTAGACGTGCAGGCCGCCCAGAAGCTCGCGGAGAAGGTCAAGAAAGGCGGTGACTTCGATCTGAACGACTTCAAGGCGCAGATCGGCCAGATGAAGAAGATGGGCGGCCTTTCCTCGCTGATGGACAAGCTGCCGGCGCAATTCCAGGCCGCCGCCAGCCAGACCAATATGGATCAGGCTGAGAAGCAGGTGCGCCGCATGGAAGGCATCATCAACTCGATGACGCCGACCGAGCGCGCCAAGCCCGAACTGATCAAGGCCAGCCGCAAGCGCCGCATCGCTGCCGGCGCGGGCGTGCAGGTGCAGGAAGTCAACCGCATGCTCAATCAGTACGACCAGATGCGCACGATGATGAAGAAGCTCAAGGGCGGAGGCATGATGAAGATGATGCGCAGCATGAAGGGCATGATGCCGGGCATGCGCTAA
- the cgtA gene encoding Obg family GTPase CgtA: MKFIDAARIEVIAGDGGNGSASMRREKFVPFGGPDGGDGGRGGSVYAVADRNINTLIDYRYSKKHLARNGETGRGSDCYGKGGDDIHLRMPVGTIISDMDTGEVIADLTEHGQEVVLAQGGAGGLGNLHFKSSTNRAPRQKTDGKPGERRMLQLELKVLADVGLLGMPNAGKSTFIASVSNARPKIADYPFTTLHPNLGVVRTAPGKSFVIADIPGLIEGAAEGAGLGHQFLRHLQRTGLLLHIVDIAPFDEGVDPVADAKAIVLELQKYDQMLFEKPRWLVLNKVDMIPEDERAERVADFLKRYEWDGPTFQISALTGEGCEHLCLSVQEYLYQQRGAVEEALEDAALDPRFRAGSTTPEAAPAASEPAPQTPPDDTPKA; the protein is encoded by the coding sequence ATGAAATTCATTGACGCAGCGCGTATCGAGGTGATCGCCGGGGACGGCGGCAATGGCTCGGCATCGATGCGCCGTGAGAAGTTCGTGCCGTTCGGCGGACCCGACGGCGGCGACGGCGGTCGTGGCGGCAGCGTGTATGCCGTGGCGGATCGCAACATCAATACCCTGATCGATTACCGTTACTCGAAGAAGCATCTGGCGCGCAACGGTGAAACCGGCCGCGGCTCGGATTGCTACGGCAAGGGCGGCGACGACATCCATCTGCGTATGCCGGTGGGCACCATCATCAGCGACATGGACACCGGCGAAGTCATCGCCGATCTGACCGAACACGGTCAGGAAGTGGTCCTCGCGCAAGGCGGTGCAGGCGGTCTGGGTAACCTCCATTTCAAGTCGAGCACGAACCGTGCGCCCCGTCAGAAGACCGACGGCAAGCCCGGCGAGCGCCGCATGCTCCAGCTTGAGCTCAAAGTGCTCGCGGACGTCGGCCTGCTCGGCATGCCCAATGCGGGCAAATCGACCTTCATCGCGTCGGTGTCGAACGCGCGTCCGAAGATCGCCGATTATCCGTTCACCACGCTCCACCCGAACCTCGGTGTCGTGCGCACTGCACCGGGCAAGAGCTTCGTGATCGCCGATATTCCCGGCCTGATCGAAGGCGCCGCCGAAGGTGCCGGCCTGGGTCACCAGTTCCTGCGCCATTTGCAGCGTACGGGCCTGTTGCTGCATATCGTGGACATCGCCCCGTTCGACGAGGGCGTCGATCCGGTGGCGGACGCGAAGGCCATCGTGCTCGAATTGCAGAAGTACGATCAGATGCTGTTCGAGAAGCCGCGTTGGCTGGTGCTCAACAAGGTCGACATGATCCCGGAAGACGAGCGCGCCGAGCGCGTAGCCGACTTCCTCAAGCGTTATGAGTGGGACGGCCCGACCTTCCAGATCTCGGCGCTGACCGGCGAAGGCTGCGAACACCTGTGCCTTTCGGTGCAGGAGTATCTGTATCAGCAACGCGGTGCCGTCGAAGAAGCCCTGGAAGATGCTGCGCTCGATCCGCGGTTCCGCGCCGGCAGTACGACCCCCGAGGCCGCACCCGCTGCCAGCGAACCGGCACCACAAACGCCCCCGGACGATACGCCAAAGGCGTAA
- a CDS encoding hypoxanthine-guanine phosphoribosyltransferase yields the protein MNREEALEVFRNSEEIVSSDQVNASVDQMAGAIKAAIGDEFPMVLSVMGGAAVFTGMLLPRLDFPLEFDYIHLSRYNNTTTGGAMQWRVAPRDSVRDRVVLVLDDILDEGATMAAIRDRILEMGASKFYSAVLCEKILAKDKPSHPDFCGFTVPDRYVFGCGMDAKGYWRNLPTIRALTTPR from the coding sequence ATGAACCGCGAAGAAGCCCTCGAAGTATTCCGTAATTCCGAAGAAATCGTCTCGTCCGACCAGGTCAACGCCTCGGTCGACCAGATGGCCGGTGCCATCAAGGCCGCCATCGGCGACGAATTCCCGATGGTGCTGTCGGTCATGGGCGGCGCCGCCGTCTTCACCGGCATGCTGCTGCCGCGTCTCGACTTCCCGCTCGAGTTCGACTACATCCACCTCTCGCGCTACAACAACACCACCACCGGCGGTGCCATGCAGTGGCGTGTCGCCCCGCGTGACTCGGTGCGTGACCGCGTGGTGCTCGTGCTCGACGACATCCTCGACGAAGGTGCGACGATGGCCGCCATTCGCGACCGGATTCTCGAGATGGGCGCGTCGAAGTTCTACAGCGCCGTGCTGTGCGAGAAGATTCTCGCCAAGGACAAGCCGTCGCATCCCGACTTCTGCGGCTTCACCGTGCCCGATCGCTACGTCTTCGGCTGCGGCATGGATGCCAAGGGTTACTGGCGCAACCTGCCGACCATTCGCGCACTGACGACGCCGCGCTGA
- a CDS encoding proline--tRNA ligase — protein MKASRFFIGTLKEAPADAEIVSHKLMVRAGMIRRVAGGIYDYLPIGLRSIRKVEAIVREEMNRAGALELLMPAVQPAELWQESGRWQKYGPELLRLKDRNDRDFVVGPTHEEVVTDIARREIKSYRQLPVNFYQVQNKFRDEIRPRFGVMRGREFLMKDAYSFDKDRAGLQVSYQKMFDAYVRIFTRLGLDFRAVVADNGSIGGSGSHEFHVIADTGEDAIAYCPTSDYAANVEMAEAVAPQGERAAPAEALTKTATPGKAKCEAVAELLSIPLARTVKSIVLATDSEDAGTTVWLLLLRGDHELNEIKASKVPGLTDFRFASEAEIVEWFGTPPGYLGPIGTKKPVKLVVDRTVAKMSDFVVGANEVDFHITGVNWGRDLPEAEVVADLRNIVPGDASPDGKGEIALCRGIEVGHVFQLGTKYSDAMGATFLDENGKPAPMEMGCYGIGVTRVLGAAIEQNFDDRGIIWPESIAPFEVVLCPMGYDRSDAVRAAADKLYEELLAAGIDVILDDRGERPGVMFADWELIGVPHRVVIGDRGLKEGKIEYQGRRETEAQLLDAATVAEIVTGKVRAAKAV, from the coding sequence ATGAAAGCCTCTCGTTTCTTCATCGGCACCCTCAAGGAAGCTCCCGCGGACGCCGAGATCGTCAGCCACAAGCTGATGGTGCGTGCCGGCATGATCCGTCGCGTTGCCGGCGGTATCTACGATTACCTGCCGATCGGCCTGCGCTCGATTCGCAAGGTCGAAGCCATCGTCCGTGAAGAAATGAACCGCGCCGGCGCGCTCGAACTGCTCATGCCAGCCGTCCAGCCGGCCGAACTCTGGCAGGAATCGGGCCGCTGGCAAAAGTACGGCCCGGAGCTGCTGCGCCTGAAGGACCGCAACGACCGCGATTTCGTGGTTGGGCCGACCCACGAAGAAGTGGTGACGGACATCGCGCGCCGCGAGATCAAGAGCTACCGCCAACTGCCGGTGAACTTCTATCAGGTGCAGAACAAGTTCCGCGACGAGATCCGTCCGCGCTTCGGCGTGATGCGCGGTCGCGAATTCCTGATGAAGGACGCGTACTCGTTCGATAAGGACCGTGCCGGCCTGCAAGTCTCGTATCAGAAGATGTTCGATGCTTATGTGCGCATCTTCACGCGTCTGGGGCTGGACTTCCGCGCAGTCGTGGCCGACAACGGCTCGATCGGCGGCTCGGGTTCGCATGAATTCCACGTGATCGCCGACACCGGCGAAGACGCCATCGCCTACTGCCCGACGTCGGACTATGCGGCCAACGTCGAAATGGCCGAAGCCGTCGCCCCGCAAGGCGAGCGTGCCGCCCCGGCCGAAGCCCTGACCAAGACCGCCACGCCGGGCAAGGCCAAGTGCGAAGCCGTCGCCGAACTGCTGTCGATTCCGCTCGCGCGCACGGTCAAGTCGATCGTGCTGGCGACCGACAGCGAAGACGCTGGCACCACGGTCTGGTTGCTGCTGCTGCGCGGCGATCACGAACTGAACGAGATCAAGGCGAGCAAGGTGCCGGGGCTGACGGACTTCCGTTTTGCCTCCGAAGCCGAGATCGTCGAGTGGTTCGGCACGCCGCCGGGCTATCTGGGCCCGATCGGCACGAAAAAGCCGGTCAAGCTGGTGGTCGACCGCACGGTGGCCAAGATGAGCGACTTCGTGGTCGGCGCCAACGAGGTGGACTTCCACATCACCGGCGTGAACTGGGGCCGCGATCTGCCCGAAGCCGAAGTGGTGGCCGATCTGCGTAACATCGTGCCGGGCGACGCCTCGCCGGACGGCAAGGGCGAGATCGCGCTGTGCCGTGGTATCGAAGTGGGTCACGTGTTCCAGTTGGGCACCAAGTACTCGGATGCTATGGGCGCCACCTTCCTCGACGAGAACGGCAAGCCGGCGCCGATGGAAATGGGCTGCTACGGCATTGGCGTCACTCGCGTGCTGGGCGCTGCCATCGAACAGAATTTCGATGATCGCGGCATCATCTGGCCGGAATCGATCGCCCCGTTCGAAGTGGTGCTGTGCCCGATGGGCTACGACCGTAGCGACGCTGTGCGCGCCGCGGCCGACAAGCTCTACGAGGAACTGCTGGCCGCCGGTATCGACGTCATTCTCGATGACCGTGGCGAGCGCCCGGGCGTGATGTTCGCCGACTGGGAACTGATCGGCGTGCCGCACCGCGTGGTGATCGGCGATCGTGGCCTGAAGGAAGGCAAGATCGAGTATCAGGGCCGTCGCGAGACGGAAGCCCAGTTGCTCGACGCCGCCACCGTGGCCGAGATCGTGACCGGCAAGGTGCGCGCTGCGAAGGCGGTCTGA
- the proB gene encoding glutamate 5-kinase, translated as MRSVIADARRLVVKVGSSLVTNDGRGLDDVAIARWAQQIAALRHGGDGRAPKQVVLVSSGAIAEGMQRLGWTRRPKAIDELQAAAAVGQMGLAQVYETRFAEHGVRTAQILLTHADLADRERYLNARTTLLTLLRLGVVPIINENDTVVTDEIKFGDNDTLGALVTNLIDGDALVILTDQSGLYTADPRKNPDAEFVHEAEAGDERLEAMAGGAGSSIGRGGMLTKILAAKRAATSGAHTVIASGREADVLVRLAGGEAIGTQLVARTAVLTARKQWMADHLQVRGRVVIDAGACKKLIEEGKSLLPIGVIDVEGTFARGEVIACLDEAGHEVARGLSNYSASEARLIRRHPSSDIEQVLGFANEPELIHRDNLILR; from the coding sequence ATGCGTTCGGTCATTGCCGATGCCAGGCGGCTCGTGGTGAAAGTGGGTTCCAGCCTTGTGACCAACGATGGTCGCGGGTTGGACGATGTTGCGATTGCGCGTTGGGCGCAGCAGATTGCCGCCCTGCGGCACGGTGGTGACGGGCGTGCGCCAAAGCAGGTGGTGCTCGTGAGTTCGGGCGCCATTGCCGAAGGCATGCAGCGTCTGGGCTGGACACGTCGTCCGAAAGCCATCGACGAGCTTCAGGCGGCGGCCGCCGTGGGGCAGATGGGGCTCGCGCAGGTCTACGAGACCCGTTTCGCCGAGCACGGCGTGCGCACCGCGCAGATTCTGCTCACGCACGCCGATCTGGCCGACCGCGAGCGCTATCTGAATGCCCGGACCACACTGCTGACCTTGCTGCGCCTGGGCGTGGTGCCGATCATCAACGAGAACGACACGGTCGTGACCGACGAAATCAAGTTCGGCGACAACGACACGCTGGGCGCGCTCGTGACCAACCTGATCGACGGCGATGCGCTGGTCATCCTCACCGATCAGTCGGGGCTCTATACCGCCGACCCGCGCAAGAACCCGGACGCCGAGTTCGTGCACGAAGCGGAAGCGGGCGACGAGCGTCTCGAAGCGATGGCGGGCGGTGCCGGTTCGAGTATCGGCCGTGGCGGCATGCTGACCAAGATTCTGGCGGCCAAGCGGGCCGCGACGAGCGGTGCGCACACGGTGATCGCGTCGGGCCGCGAGGCTGACGTACTGGTGCGGCTCGCGGGCGGCGAGGCGATCGGCACGCAACTGGTGGCGCGCACGGCCGTACTGACGGCGCGCAAGCAGTGGATGGCCGACCATTTGCAGGTGCGCGGGCGCGTTGTGATCGATGCGGGCGCGTGCAAGAAGCTGATCGAAGAGGGCAAGAGCCTGCTGCCGATCGGAGTGATCGACGTGGAAGGCACGTTTGCGCGCGGTGAGGTTATTGCGTGTCTGGATGAAGCCGGTCACGAGGTCGCGCGCGGCTTGTCGAACTACAGCGCCTCGGAGGCCCGGCTCATTCGCCGCCACCCGAGTAGCGATATCGAGCAGGTGCTGGGCTTCGCCAATGAACCCGAACTGATTCATCGCGATAACCTGATTCTGCGCTGA
- a CDS encoding RNA pyrophosphohydrolase, which translates to MLDREGFRPNVGIILLNARNEVFWGKRLGEHSWQFPQGGIKYGETPEQAMFRELHEETGLKPEHVKIIGRTRDWLRYEVPDKFIKREVRGHYRGQKQIWFLLRMVGRDCDICLRATDHPEFDAWRWNEYWVPLEAVIEFKREVYQLALNELSRYLRRTTARAQHERRRFPRAGAHIGELPPGATSGSYGDAIDPGPGEHHSGEYTDDCGGASVAVDDADAAEHAGHSGNAVSPVSPGKGSAGGGH; encoded by the coding sequence ATGCTTGACCGTGAAGGCTTTCGCCCGAACGTCGGCATCATCCTCTTAAACGCACGCAATGAAGTGTTCTGGGGCAAGCGGCTGGGCGAACACTCCTGGCAGTTCCCGCAAGGCGGCATCAAGTACGGCGAAACGCCCGAACAGGCCATGTTCCGAGAATTGCACGAAGAAACCGGGCTAAAGCCAGAACACGTCAAAATCATCGGTCGCACGCGCGACTGGCTGCGTTATGAGGTGCCGGACAAGTTCATCAAGCGCGAAGTGCGCGGACATTACCGGGGCCAGAAACAAATCTGGTTCCTGCTGCGCATGGTCGGTCGCGATTGCGATATCTGCCTGCGTGCGACCGATCATCCCGAGTTCGACGCCTGGCGCTGGAACGAATACTGGGTGCCGCTCGAGGCCGTGATCGAGTTCAAACGCGAAGTGTATCAACTCGCGCTCAACGAACTCTCGCGCTATCTGCGGCGCACGACTGCGCGTGCCCAGCACGAACGGCGGCGGTTTCCGCGCGCGGGTGCCCACATCGGCGAACTGCCGCCGGGCGCCACGAGCGGGTCGTACGGCGACGCGATCGACCCCGGCCCGGGCGAGCATCACTCGGGCGAATACACCGACGATTGCGGCGGTGCTTCGGTGGCGGTGGACGATGCCGATGCTGCCGAGCACGCCGGTCATTCGGGCAATGCGGTTAGCCCGGTTAGCCCTGGAAAGGGTTCCGCAGGCGGGGGGCACTGA
- a CDS encoding cytochrome C assembly family protein, translating into MTILLYALTAILYAGLAVCSWQGYRRDAALAMAGGQLAPAPVTGTPSRWPMQLSLFVALALHGVLLHQTIFRADSMHFGFAYMLSAMLWLSVGIYWIESFFFPLDSLRLMVTPIAAVACILPLVFPDVRILGFAAEPIFKVHFIIANMAYGLFALAALHALLMIYAERQLHPSRGSEPTGWLARWLETLPPLLTMEKLLFRLIGAGFVLLTLTLISGVMFSEALFGRAVRIDHKTVFAVVSWLMFGAVLLGRHFYGWRGKVALRWVLASFVALLLAYVGSRFVLEVVLHRMTET; encoded by the coding sequence ATGACTATTTTACTGTATGCGCTGACCGCCATCCTCTACGCCGGGTTGGCGGTTTGTTCGTGGCAAGGTTACCGGCGCGATGCCGCACTCGCGATGGCGGGCGGGCAGCTCGCGCCTGCGCCGGTCACGGGCACGCCTTCGCGTTGGCCGATGCAGCTTTCGCTGTTCGTCGCGCTCGCGCTGCACGGGGTGTTGCTGCATCAGACGATCTTCCGTGCCGACAGCATGCACTTCGGTTTCGCGTACATGCTCTCGGCCATGCTGTGGCTCTCGGTGGGCATCTACTGGATCGAGAGTTTCTTCTTCCCGCTCGACAGCCTGCGGCTAATGGTCACACCGATCGCGGCCGTGGCCTGCATCCTGCCGCTCGTTTTTCCCGACGTGCGAATTCTCGGCTTTGCGGCTGAACCGATCTTCAAGGTGCACTTCATCATCGCGAACATGGCATACGGCTTGTTTGCGCTCGCGGCACTGCACGCGCTGCTGATGATTTATGCCGAGCGGCAACTGCATCCGTCGCGCGGCAGCGAGCCGACCGGCTGGCTGGCCCGCTGGCTCGAAACGCTGCCGCCGCTGCTCACGATGGAGAAGCTGTTGTTCCGTCTGATCGGTGCGGGCTTCGTGCTGCTCACGCTGACGCTGATTTCCGGCGTGATGTTCTCCGAGGCGTTGTTCGGGCGCGCGGTGCGCATTGATCACAAGACCGTGTTCGCGGTGGTGTCGTGGCTGATGTTCGGCGCGGTGCTGCTGGGGCGGCATTTTTATGGGTGGCGCGGTAAGGTCGCGCTGCGTTGGGTTCTGGCGTCATTCGTGGCGCTGTTGCTGGCGTATGTCGGTTCTCGCTTCGTGCTAGAGGTGGTGCTGCATCGCATGACGGAGACTTGA
- the ampD gene encoding 1,6-anhydro-N-acetylmuramyl-L-alanine amidase AmpD, whose protein sequence is MNAPDRSKVEGTPNRLPVFTLDTEGWVREAQRLPSPNFDARPAGLPTDLLVVHNISLPPGQFGGDEIPAFFQNRLDHDAHPFFDEIRGVHVSSHFLVRRDGALQQFVSCDARAWHAGASSFEGRARCNDFSIGVELEGTDETPFTAAQYATLAALTQTLQVRYPIQAVAGHADIAPGRKTDPGPHFEWQRLRRMAGLNPAMLPFQPAD, encoded by the coding sequence ATGAACGCACCGGATCGATCGAAAGTCGAAGGCACACCGAATCGGCTGCCGGTCTTCACGCTCGACACCGAAGGCTGGGTGCGCGAAGCGCAGCGACTGCCGTCGCCGAATTTCGACGCGCGCCCGGCTGGGCTGCCGACCGACTTGCTCGTGGTGCACAACATCTCGCTGCCGCCGGGGCAGTTCGGGGGCGACGAGATTCCGGCGTTCTTCCAGAACCGGCTCGACCACGATGCGCATCCGTTCTTCGACGAGATTCGCGGCGTGCACGTGTCGTCGCACTTTCTGGTGCGCCGTGATGGTGCGTTGCAACAGTTTGTGTCGTGCGACGCCCGGGCATGGCACGCCGGTGCATCGTCGTTCGAAGGGCGTGCGCGCTGCAACGACTTCTCGATCGGGGTGGAGCTGGAAGGCACCGACGAGACGCCGTTCACGGCGGCGCAGTACGCAACGCTTGCAGCGCTGACGCAAACGTTGCAGGTGCGTTATCCGATTCAAGCTGTCGCCGGACATGCCGATATAGCACCGGGTCGGAAGACGGATCCGGGGCCGCATTTCGAGTGGCAGCGGTTGCGTCGAATGGCGGGCCTGAACCCCGCGATGTTGCCGTTTCAGCCGGCGGATTAA
- a CDS encoding PP0621 family protein — protein sequence MRNILLLLVLLVLGTWWMRHNERKRDADRMRPPPANGAKTTVQQSLPPAERMVRCQECDTYLPESDAIHGAGGTHFCSGAHRDAYLARERRA from the coding sequence ATGCGCAATATCTTGTTGTTACTGGTGTTGTTGGTGCTGGGCACCTGGTGGATGCGTCATAACGAGCGCAAGCGCGATGCCGATCGCATGCGCCCGCCGCCCGCGAACGGGGCGAAGACCACCGTGCAACAGTCGCTGCCGCCGGCCGAGCGCATGGTGCGCTGCCAGGAGTGCGATACCTATTTGCCCGAGAGCGACGCCATACACGGCGCCGGTGGCACGCATTTTTGCAGTGGCGCGCACCGCGACGCCTATCTCGCGCGCGAACGCCGCGCCTGA
- a CDS encoding DUF1269 domain-containing protein → MRRRMYFLLPDLASAQRTMSDLLLARIEERHIHFMARDEMDLEGLHEANLLQTSDIVHGAEAGLVIGGFCGLAVGAVAAFFPIVGTRPQWELMIITAPLGSLFGAWVSSMIGVSVPNSRLKMFREPLEQGQILLMVDVRESRVDEVREMLKAHHPEAHMEGVEAAIPAFP, encoded by the coding sequence ATGCGCAGACGGATGTATTTCCTTCTTCCCGATTTGGCGAGTGCGCAGCGCACGATGAGTGACCTGCTGCTGGCGCGAATCGAGGAGCGTCACATCCACTTCATGGCACGTGACGAAATGGATCTGGAGGGACTGCACGAGGCTAACCTCCTACAGACTTCCGATATCGTGCACGGCGCTGAAGCCGGGCTCGTGATCGGTGGCTTCTGTGGGCTGGCAGTCGGTGCAGTCGCGGCGTTTTTCCCCATCGTGGGCACACGTCCCCAATGGGAGCTGATGATCATTACCGCGCCGCTCGGTTCGCTGTTCGGCGCGTGGGTGTCGAGCATGATCGGCGTATCGGTGCCGAACTCGCGGCTCAAGATGTTCCGTGAGCCGCTGGAGCAAGGCCAGATTCTGCTGATGGTCGATGTGCGCGAGAGCCGCGTCGACGAGGTTCGCGAGATGTTGAAAGCACACCATCCCGAAGCGCATATGGAAGGGGTGGAGGCGGCGATTCCGGCATTTCCGTGA
- a CDS encoding CNP1-like family protein, with the protein MFAAAAFVFAAFVVAFVVAFVIEHPEHVARPRPRSLISRLTDRHLMRLSFTRRTPRLAVLAPLAALSLLAACSSTSQPVQDLDEYFAQQEAAKGKWKESDFTMPTTAPQNADLATFPTLPNSSLTYAIDTKSVQVSDDGVVRYVAVITSKEGARNVSFEGMHCSTFETRLYATGRPDGTWVAARNSEWRQIRPYGSTAYQGILYRDYLCREKTPLGKPKEIVQNLRFPVGNPDYK; encoded by the coding sequence GTGTTCGCCGCCGCCGCGTTTGTCTTCGCCGCGTTCGTCGTCGCATTTGTCGTCGCGTTCGTCATCGAACACCCAGAACATGTTGCGCGGCCCCGCCCGCGTTCGCTCATCAGCCGTCTTACTGACCGTCACCTCATGCGCCTGTCTTTCACCCGCCGCACTCCGCGCCTCGCCGTTCTGGCTCCTCTGGCCGCGCTGTCGCTGCTTGCCGCTTGCAGCAGCACGTCGCAGCCCGTTCAAGATCTCGACGAATACTTCGCCCAGCAAGAAGCCGCCAAGGGCAAATGGAAGGAATCCGACTTCACGATGCCGACGACGGCCCCGCAGAACGCCGATCTCGCCACCTTCCCCACCCTGCCGAACTCCTCGCTGACCTACGCGATCGACACCAAGTCCGTGCAAGTGTCCGACGACGGCGTGGTGCGCTACGTGGCCGTCATCACCAGCAAGGAAGGCGCACGCAACGTGTCGTTCGAGGGCATGCACTGCTCGACGTTCGAGACGCGTCTGTACGCCACCGGCCGTCCCGACGGCACGTGGGTTGCCGCACGCAACAGCGAGTGGCGGCAGATTCGTCCGTACGGCTCGACGGCCTACCAGGGCATCCTGTACCGCGACTACCTGTGCCGCGAAAAGACGCCGCTGGGCAAGCCGAAGGAAATCGTGCAAAACCTGCGCTTCCCGGTGGGCAACCCCGACTACAAGTGA
- a CDS encoding MarC family protein, whose protein sequence is MEYTFASATILLLLITDPFGNIPIFVNALRNVPASRRPRVIVREVLIAFAILLLFMLVGDRFLRMMSLTDLSLQLAGGIVLFLIALRMIFPHPDQGSLPTAGEPLIVPLAIPALAGPSALATVMLLVSQQPGRMLEWITALSVTMAVCAVVLLLADRIERLLGSRVVAAFERLMGLILVAISVEMILKGVKVFVHQF, encoded by the coding sequence ATGGAATACACGTTCGCTTCGGCCACGATCCTGCTGCTGCTCATCACGGATCCGTTCGGCAATATCCCGATTTTCGTCAACGCGCTGCGTAACGTGCCCGCGTCGCGACGGCCGCGCGTGATCGTGCGAGAGGTGCTGATCGCGTTCGCGATTCTGCTGCTGTTCATGCTCGTGGGCGATCGCTTCCTGCGGATGATGAGCCTGACCGATCTGTCGTTGCAGTTGGCGGGCGGCATCGTGCTGTTTCTGATTGCGCTGCGCATGATCTTCCCGCACCCCGATCAGGGCTCGCTGCCGACGGCGGGTGAGCCGCTGATTGTGCCACTGGCGATTCCCGCGCTTGCCGGGCCGTCGGCGCTGGCGACCGTCATGCTGCTGGTGTCGCAACAACCGGGCAGGATGCTCGAATGGATTACGGCGCTGAGCGTGACGATGGCCGTGTGTGCCGTGGTGTTGCTGCTGGCTGACCGTATCGAGCGCCTGCTTGGGTCGCGCGTGGTGGCGGCGTTCGAGCGTCTGATGGGGCTGATTCTCGTGGCCATCTCGGTCGAGATGATCCTCAAGGGCGTGAAAGTCTTCGTGCATCAGTTCTGA